The proteins below come from a single Phycisphaerae bacterium genomic window:
- a CDS encoding oligosaccharide repeat unit polymerase, with protein MSGVTPGMQPIDARIAGAAATGRASGWLLGLLWLLLLLGVMGLVGQMRQDEGLTWLLEAISFVVPFLVLSVYTAVSWIRRNFNFLSPFFFPFVFFTLYYALPSLALIRVELPDRTLYANVMYVQVLGLLSFLAGVSLYAIVRRGGPRVVAPPVTQTILHWPVMAGFLAAGAALLVYYGMWSGVTPGLLSGTNVEGLRRSAEIGSGIFKITGEFFAVLGTLFFAARDFRRTGRCRLRIVVLIALVVGLIFMTTGHRATAFYVVLFSIAIYNKYRRISPMLVLAAGVGLFGLIGLADVIKGLDLDDMSVVDFVVHRSCLRYQAVYDLNFTQLVRLIDLGRFELQYGWEYIQNAMVVIPRGLYPDKPLHFDYVLKERLGLTFTGGGAPATPMGSLYLNFHYWGVVLGMIAMGALYHGLFVRFIRERGLFASIIIMMVLAAVVNPANFLMQVLLVLGMGSAIVVTDLVLSGAARRHGTRVAPISGS; from the coding sequence ATGAGCGGTGTGACGCCGGGCATGCAGCCGATCGACGCCAGGATTGCCGGCGCGGCCGCGACGGGCCGCGCCTCCGGCTGGCTGTTGGGGTTGCTGTGGCTGCTTCTGCTGCTGGGCGTGATGGGGCTGGTGGGGCAGATGCGGCAGGACGAGGGCCTGACGTGGCTGCTGGAGGCGATCAGTTTCGTCGTTCCCTTTCTCGTTCTCTCGGTGTATACGGCGGTTTCGTGGATTCGGCGGAACTTCAACTTCCTCTCGCCGTTCTTTTTTCCGTTCGTTTTCTTCACGCTTTATTACGCCCTGCCGTCGCTGGCCCTGATCCGGGTGGAGCTGCCGGACCGCACGCTTTACGCGAACGTGATGTACGTGCAGGTTTTGGGTCTGTTGAGTTTTCTTGCGGGCGTTTCGCTGTACGCCATCGTCCGTCGCGGCGGCCCGCGGGTTGTCGCGCCTCCGGTGACGCAGACGATTCTGCACTGGCCGGTGATGGCGGGTTTTCTGGCGGCGGGTGCGGCGCTGCTGGTGTACTACGGCATGTGGTCGGGCGTGACGCCGGGATTGCTGTCCGGGACGAACGTCGAGGGGCTGCGCCGGTCGGCTGAGATCGGCAGCGGCATTTTCAAGATCACCGGCGAGTTCTTCGCCGTGCTGGGGACGTTGTTTTTCGCGGCCCGCGATTTTCGTCGGACGGGCCGTTGCCGGCTGCGGATCGTGGTGCTGATCGCGTTGGTGGTCGGGTTGATCTTCATGACGACGGGCCATCGGGCGACCGCGTTCTACGTCGTGCTGTTTTCGATCGCGATCTACAACAAGTATCGGCGGATTTCGCCGATGCTGGTTTTGGCGGCGGGGGTGGGGCTGTTCGGGCTGATCGGACTGGCCGACGTGATCAAGGGGCTCGACCTGGACGACATGTCGGTGGTCGATTTCGTGGTGCACCGCAGTTGCCTGCGCTACCAGGCGGTCTACGATCTGAACTTCACGCAGTTGGTGCGTCTGATCGATCTGGGGCGGTTCGAACTCCAGTACGGCTGGGAGTACATTCAGAACGCGATGGTGGTGATTCCCCGCGGGTTGTACCCGGACAAGCCGCTGCATTTCGATTATGTGCTCAAGGAGCGGTTGGGGCTCACGTTCACCGGCGGCGGCGCGCCGGCCACGCCGATGGGGAGCCTGTACCTGAATTTCCACTACTGGGGCGTGGTGCTGGGGATGATCGCGATGGGCGCGCTCTACCACGGCCTGTTCGTCCGGTTCATTCGCGAGCGTGGGCTGTTCGCGAGCATCATCATCATGATGGTGCTCGCGGCGGTGGTGAACCCGGCGAATTTCCTGATGCAGGTGCTGCTGGTGTTGGGGATGGGCTCGGCGATCGTGGTGACGGATTTGGTTCTTTCCGGAGCGGCGCGGCGTCACGGGACGCGGGTCGCTCCCATTTCAGGGTCATAG
- a CDS encoding glycosyltransferase family 4 protein — translation MRVLQVNKYVYQKGGAERVVLETGRLLASRGHEVDFWGMHCPENPRYPHEDLFAPPVDYHAKLGPMASLRAAAGILYSFEAKRRFRAMLERVRPDVVHFHNIAHQLSPSIIHAARAAGVPTVMTLHDYKLVCASYAMLADGRPCERCRGGRYYQCVLTGCTKGSRVKSLLSTMEMYLHHRLLGVYRLVDRFISPSRFLIEKLREMGFDRPIEYLPNFTDAGEFEPSAGESGRIVYFGRLSPEKGVGALIEAVRDMSVELDLVGDGPGRAELEARVRRYSLGHIRFWGHMNGVGLRERVARAQFTVLPSEWYENNPLAVVESFAMGKPVVAAAIGGIPELVRDGETGLTFAPGDVAELQARMRFMLDHPGACARMGKTARRLVEVDLSPDRHYHRLIEIYERTGKGR, via the coding sequence ATGCGGGTACTCCAGGTCAACAAATACGTGTATCAGAAAGGCGGCGCGGAGCGGGTCGTTCTGGAGACCGGCCGTCTGCTGGCCTCGCGCGGGCACGAGGTGGACTTCTGGGGCATGCACTGCCCGGAGAATCCGCGGTATCCGCACGAGGACCTGTTCGCTCCGCCGGTGGACTACCACGCCAAGCTGGGGCCGATGGCGTCGCTTCGGGCGGCGGCGGGCATCCTCTATTCGTTCGAAGCCAAAAGGCGTTTCCGGGCGATGCTGGAGCGGGTCCGGCCGGACGTCGTGCACTTTCACAATATCGCCCATCAGCTTTCGCCGTCGATCATACATGCGGCGCGGGCGGCGGGCGTGCCGACGGTCATGACGCTTCACGACTACAAGCTTGTCTGCGCCTCCTATGCGATGCTGGCCGACGGGCGGCCGTGCGAGCGCTGCCGCGGCGGGCGGTACTATCAGTGCGTGCTGACCGGGTGCACCAAGGGTTCGCGGGTCAAGAGCCTGTTGAGCACGATGGAGATGTACCTGCACCACCGGCTGTTGGGCGTCTACCGGCTGGTGGATCGGTTCATTTCGCCGAGCCGGTTTTTGATCGAAAAGCTGCGGGAGATGGGGTTCGATCGGCCGATTGAGTATTTGCCGAATTTCACCGACGCGGGCGAGTTCGAGCCGAGCGCGGGCGAATCGGGCCGGATCGTCTATTTCGGGCGGCTTTCGCCGGAGAAGGGTGTGGGTGCGTTGATCGAGGCGGTGCGGGACATGTCGGTCGAGTTGGACCTGGTGGGCGACGGTCCGGGACGGGCGGAACTGGAGGCTCGGGTGCGCCGTTACTCTTTGGGCCACATACGGTTCTGGGGGCACATGAACGGGGTGGGGCTGCGGGAGCGGGTGGCCCGGGCCCAGTTTACGGTGCTGCCTTCGGAGTGGTACGAGAACAACCCGCTGGCGGTGGTCGAGTCGTTCGCGATGGGCAAGCCGGTGGTGGCGGCGGCGATCGGCGGGATTCCGGAACTGGTTCGCGACGGGGAAACGGGGCTGACTTTTGCGCCCGGCGACGTCGCGGAACTCCAGGCCCGGATGCGGTTTATGCTTGACCACCCGGGCGCGTGTGCTAGAATGGGCAAAACGGCGAGGCGACTGGTTGAGGTTGATCTCAGCCCGGATCGGCACTACCATCGGTTGATCGAGATTTACGAACGAACTGGGAAAGGCAGATGA